The proteins below come from a single Mycobacterium parmense genomic window:
- a CDS encoding MMPL/RND family transporter yields the protein MTGPEAPRPSVPRAIRRLSLPILLFWVALAAITNIAVPQLEEVGKTHNVALNSPDAPALKAIKRIGQVFGEFDTDSSAMIVLEGDKPLGADAHRYYDAMVRKLEQDKKHVEHVQDFWGDTLTAAGSQSSDGKAAYVQVFLTGNQGSAQANESVAAIRDIVEHTPPPPGVKAYVTGAAPLISDQFDVGSKGTAKVTGITVGVIAVMLLFVYRSLFTMLLVLITVLIEMAAARGIVAFLGNAGVIGLSTYATNLLTLLVIAAGTDYAIFVVGRYQEARGTGESKESAFYTMFHGTAHIVLGSGLTVAGAVACLSFTRLPYFQSLGIPAALGILVALFASLTLGPAMLTLGAAVGVFEPKRAMRTRGWRRIGTAIVRWPGAVLAGASALALVGLLALPGYKTSYDTRPYMPESAPANVGYTAAERHFSRARLEPELLMVETNHDMRDPADMLILDRVAKAVFHVPGVAQVQTITRPLGTPLDHSSLAFVVSNQSAGQQENLTYQQDRADDLRKQAGELGKTIGILKQQYVLQQQLAASTHSEAQNFHDTVDTIKDVRDKIANFDDFFRPLRSYFYWEKHCYDIPVCFAIRSVLDVLDSVDQLTEKFENLTATLDKLDALQPKLVALIPPQISSQEINRELTMASYATQSGIYAQTQAAIDNATALGRAFDAAKNDDSFYLPPEVFNNPDFKRGLKLFLSPDGKAARMIITHEGDPATPEDIAHIEPIRKAAHEALKGTPMADAGIYIGGTAATYKDIQDGAKYDLLIVGLAALSLILLIMMIITRSLIAALVIVGTVALSLGASFGLSVLVWQYMFGIQLYWVVLALAVILLLAVGSDYNLLLISRFKEEIHAGLKTGIIRAMAGSGSVVTSAGLVFAVTMCAFVFSGFQVLGQIGTTIGLGLLFDTLIVRSFMTPSVATLLGRWFWWPQRVRPRPASQMLRPYGSRTAVRQLLLWEDDDRTVMPAAR from the coding sequence ATGACCGGCCCAGAAGCCCCGCGGCCCTCCGTCCCGCGCGCCATCCGCCGTCTCTCCTTGCCCATCCTGCTGTTCTGGGTGGCGCTGGCCGCCATCACCAACATCGCCGTGCCGCAGCTGGAAGAAGTCGGAAAGACCCACAACGTGGCGCTGAACTCACCGGACGCGCCGGCGCTGAAGGCCATCAAGCGCATCGGGCAGGTGTTCGGCGAGTTCGACACCGACAGCTCGGCCATGATCGTGCTGGAAGGCGACAAGCCGCTGGGCGCCGACGCCCACCGCTACTACGACGCGATGGTCCGCAAGCTCGAACAGGACAAGAAGCACGTCGAGCACGTCCAGGACTTCTGGGGCGACACCCTGACCGCCGCCGGCTCGCAGAGCAGCGACGGCAAGGCCGCCTACGTCCAGGTATTCCTGACCGGCAACCAGGGCTCGGCGCAGGCCAACGAATCCGTGGCCGCCATCCGCGACATCGTCGAGCACACCCCCCCGCCGCCCGGCGTCAAGGCCTACGTGACCGGGGCGGCGCCGCTGATCTCCGACCAGTTCGACGTCGGCAGCAAGGGCACCGCCAAGGTCACCGGGATCACCGTCGGCGTCATCGCGGTGATGTTGCTCTTCGTCTACCGATCCTTGTTCACGATGCTGCTGGTTCTCATCACGGTGCTCATCGAAATGGCGGCCGCCCGAGGCATCGTCGCTTTCCTCGGCAACGCGGGCGTGATCGGGCTGTCGACCTACGCGACGAACCTGCTGACCTTGCTGGTGATCGCCGCCGGAACGGACTACGCGATCTTCGTCGTCGGCCGATATCAGGAAGCGCGCGGCACCGGGGAGAGCAAGGAATCCGCGTTCTACACCATGTTTCACGGGACGGCCCACATCGTCCTGGGGTCGGGCCTGACCGTCGCCGGCGCGGTGGCCTGCCTGAGCTTCACCCGGCTGCCGTACTTCCAGAGCCTGGGAATCCCGGCCGCTCTGGGCATCCTCGTCGCGCTGTTCGCCTCGCTGACGCTGGGCCCGGCCATGCTCACCCTGGGCGCCGCCGTGGGCGTCTTCGAGCCGAAGCGGGCGATGCGAACGCGCGGCTGGCGGCGCATCGGCACGGCGATCGTCCGCTGGCCCGGCGCCGTCCTGGCGGGGGCGTCCGCGCTGGCCCTCGTCGGCCTGCTGGCATTGCCGGGATACAAGACGAGTTACGACACCCGCCCCTACATGCCCGAGAGCGCGCCCGCCAACGTGGGTTACACCGCCGCGGAACGGCACTTCTCGCGCGCCCGGCTGGAACCCGAGCTGCTGATGGTCGAGACCAACCACGACATGCGCGATCCGGCCGACATGCTGATCCTCGACCGGGTGGCCAAGGCCGTGTTCCACGTTCCCGGCGTGGCCCAGGTGCAGACCATCACCAGGCCGCTGGGAACCCCGCTCGACCACAGCTCCCTGGCCTTCGTCGTCAGCAATCAGAGCGCCGGACAGCAGGAGAACCTGACCTATCAACAGGATCGGGCGGACGACCTGCGCAAGCAGGCCGGTGAGCTGGGCAAGACCATCGGCATTCTGAAGCAGCAGTACGTGCTGCAGCAGCAGCTCGCCGCCTCCACCCACAGCGAGGCGCAGAACTTCCACGACACGGTCGACACCATCAAGGACGTGCGTGACAAGATCGCCAACTTCGACGACTTCTTCCGGCCGCTTCGCAGCTACTTCTACTGGGAGAAGCACTGCTACGACATTCCCGTCTGCTTTGCGATCCGCTCGGTTCTCGACGTGCTCGACAGCGTCGACCAGCTCACCGAGAAGTTCGAAAACCTCACGGCCACACTGGACAAGCTCGACGCGCTGCAGCCCAAACTCGTGGCGCTGATCCCACCGCAGATCTCCAGCCAGGAGATCAACCGCGAACTGACGATGGCGAGCTATGCCACCCAGTCCGGGATCTACGCGCAGACTCAGGCCGCGATCGACAACGCGACCGCGCTCGGGCGTGCCTTCGACGCCGCAAAGAACGACGACAGCTTCTACCTGCCCCCCGAGGTCTTCAACAACCCCGACTTCAAGCGCGGGCTGAAACTGTTCCTCTCCCCCGACGGCAAGGCCGCCCGGATGATCATCACCCATGAGGGTGACCCCGCCACTCCCGAGGACATCGCGCACATCGAGCCGATCAGGAAGGCCGCGCACGAGGCCCTGAAGGGCACGCCGATGGCGGACGCCGGCATCTACATCGGCGGCACCGCGGCGACCTACAAGGACATCCAGGACGGCGCCAAGTACGACCTGCTGATCGTGGGGCTCGCCGCGCTGAGCCTCATCCTGCTGATCATGATGATCATCACGCGCAGCCTGATCGCCGCGCTGGTCATCGTCGGCACGGTCGCGCTGTCGCTGGGCGCCTCGTTCGGGCTGTCGGTGCTGGTGTGGCAGTACATGTTCGGCATCCAGCTGTACTGGGTGGTGCTGGCGCTGGCCGTCATCCTGCTGCTGGCGGTCGGATCCGACTACAACCTGCTGCTGATCTCGCGCTTCAAGGAGGAGATCCATGCCGGCCTGAAGACCGGCATCATCCGCGCCATGGCCGGCTCGGGCTCGGTGGTCACCTCCGCGGGCCTGGTGTTCGCGGTCACCATGTGCGCGTTCGTGTTCAGCGGTTTCCAGGTCCTCGGTCAGATCGGGACGACGATCGGCCTCGGTCTGCTGTTCGACACGCTCATCGTGAGGTCGTTCATGACGCCTTCTGTCGCAACGCTTCTCGGGCGCTGGTTCTGGTGGCCGCAGCGCGTGCGCCCACGTCCGGCCAGCCAGATGCTGCGTCCTTACGGGTCGCGCACGGCTGTCCGCCAGTTGCTGTTGTGGGAGGACGACGACCGCACGGTGATGCCGGCCGCCCGCTGA
- a CDS encoding TetR/AcrR family transcriptional regulator, with product MSEADEWSADASPWSARESELLAVTLRLLQEHGYERLTVDAVAGAAHASKATVYRHWPSKAELVLAAFIDGIREVAVPPNTGTLRGDLLAVGENICLQAHQHAGTIRAVLVAVSRHPALNDALQHQFLDQRKALVRHIMRQAVERGEIAESAATEELWDLLPGYLIYRSIIPGRPPTRETVQTLVDGFLMPGLTRPAE from the coding sequence ATGAGTGAGGCCGACGAGTGGTCCGCCGATGCGTCGCCATGGTCGGCACGGGAGTCCGAGCTGCTCGCGGTGACCCTGCGCCTGCTGCAGGAGCACGGGTACGAGCGGCTGACGGTCGACGCGGTGGCCGGCGCCGCCCACGCCAGCAAGGCCACGGTGTACCGGCACTGGCCGTCGAAGGCCGAACTGGTGCTGGCCGCCTTCATCGACGGCATCCGCGAGGTGGCGGTCCCGCCGAACACCGGGACGTTGCGGGGCGATCTGCTGGCCGTGGGCGAGAACATCTGCCTGCAGGCGCATCAGCACGCCGGCACCATCCGGGCCGTGCTGGTCGCGGTCTCGCGGCACCCCGCGCTCAACGACGCTCTGCAGCATCAGTTCCTGGATCAGCGCAAGGCCCTCGTCCGGCACATCATGCGGCAGGCCGTCGAGCGAGGGGAGATCGCCGAGTCCGCGGCCACCGAGGAGCTGTGGGACCTGCTGCCGGGATACCTCATCTACCGGTCCATCATTCCCGGCCGGCCGCCCACCCGCGAGACGGTGCAGACCCTGGTCGACGGCTTCCTGATGCCCGGCCTCACCCGACCGGCCGAGTAG
- a CDS encoding metal-dependent hydrolase family protein, giving the protein MTATLITGADVWDGISERAQRRQVLVVDGRIQRVGDTIEPPAGAKVVDLPGHTLTPGFMDCHTHVTLAPPFGPGAASHSSVSNALNALPVLRAILMNGFTTVRDLACADVDYPTIDLRNAVAAGVIEGPRMLVAPHMISARGGHGDFSAMVAGQYQGRRRALELAAADGEDEIRTRVRQEVRAGADWIKFAATGGFATPSDEPAHATYSQREMDVLVATAADLDIPVTPHSYGDEGIRRAVRAGVRSVEHGNLASADTLRMMEDHGVFLVPTQYAVLSGARRSDDDSYWDALPEYTRRKVRRYRPALLNAAERLAASNVRVAFGTDAGMFPHHENWREFPTMVSTGITPLRALRAATSVAAELLRLDDLGAIAEGKIADLVAMPGDPFADIDVTGLVDFVMKEGVIYKSPAA; this is encoded by the coding sequence ATGACCGCGACGCTCATCACCGGTGCCGACGTGTGGGACGGGATCTCCGAACGCGCGCAGCGGCGACAGGTGCTGGTCGTCGACGGCCGCATCCAGCGGGTGGGCGACACCATCGAGCCGCCGGCCGGTGCGAAGGTGGTCGACCTGCCGGGCCACACCCTGACGCCGGGGTTCATGGACTGCCACACCCACGTCACGTTGGCGCCGCCGTTCGGCCCGGGCGCCGCCTCGCACTCCAGCGTCAGCAACGCCCTGAACGCGCTGCCGGTCCTGCGGGCCATCCTGATGAACGGGTTCACCACGGTGCGCGACCTCGCCTGCGCCGACGTCGACTACCCGACGATCGACCTGCGCAACGCGGTCGCGGCCGGCGTCATCGAGGGCCCGCGGATGCTGGTGGCGCCGCACATGATCTCCGCGCGCGGCGGCCACGGCGATTTCAGCGCAATGGTCGCCGGCCAGTATCAGGGCCGGCGCCGCGCGCTGGAGTTGGCGGCGGCGGACGGTGAGGACGAGATCCGCACGCGGGTGCGCCAGGAGGTCCGCGCCGGCGCCGACTGGATCAAGTTCGCCGCCACCGGCGGCTTCGCCACTCCCTCCGACGAGCCGGCCCACGCCACCTACAGTCAGCGGGAAATGGATGTGCTGGTGGCGACTGCCGCCGACCTCGACATCCCGGTCACTCCGCACAGTTACGGCGACGAGGGCATCCGGCGCGCGGTGCGCGCCGGGGTGCGCAGCGTCGAACACGGAAACCTGGCGTCGGCGGACACGCTGCGGATGATGGAGGACCATGGGGTGTTCCTGGTCCCCACCCAGTACGCGGTGCTGTCCGGCGCCCGGCGCAGTGACGACGACAGCTACTGGGACGCGCTGCCGGAGTACACCCGCCGCAAGGTGCGGCGATACCGGCCGGCGTTGTTGAACGCCGCCGAGCGGCTGGCGGCGAGCAACGTGCGGGTCGCATTTGGCACCGACGCGGGAATGTTTCCGCACCACGAGAATTGGCGCGAGTTCCCGACGATGGTGTCCACCGGCATCACGCCGCTGCGTGCGCTGCGGGCGGCCACCAGCGTCGCCGCCGAACTGCTCCGGCTGGACGACCTCGGGGCGATCGCCGAGGGCAAGATCGCCGACCTGGTGGCCATGCCGGGTGATCCCTTCGCCGACATCGACGTCACCGGCCTCGTCGACTTCGTGATGAAAGAGGGCGTGATCTACAAAAGCCCGGCCGCCTGA
- a CDS encoding type II toxin-antitoxin system Rv0910 family toxin, whose product MAAVDMTADVPMSPQRMWEHVSDLSELGDWLVMHEGWRSELPAELAEGTQVVGVARAKGFRNRVTWTVTKWDPPRQVALSGSGKGGTRYSVTLTVRPTDEGSALGLRLELGGRALFGPVGSAAARAVRNDVDKSLKQFVERYA is encoded by the coding sequence ATGGCCGCTGTTGACATGACCGCCGACGTGCCCATGAGTCCGCAGCGGATGTGGGAGCACGTCTCCGATCTCTCGGAGCTCGGCGATTGGCTGGTGATGCACGAGGGCTGGCGCAGCGAGCTGCCCGCCGAGCTGGCCGAGGGAACCCAGGTGGTGGGGGTGGCGCGCGCCAAGGGTTTTCGCAACCGGGTGACGTGGACCGTGACGAAGTGGGACCCGCCGCGCCAGGTCGCGCTGTCGGGCTCCGGCAAAGGCGGCACGAGGTACTCCGTCACGCTCACCGTGCGCCCGACGGACGAGGGCTCGGCGCTGGGCCTGCGCCTGGAACTGGGCGGGCGCGCGTTGTTCGGCCCGGTCGGCTCGGCCGCGGCCCGCGCCGTCAGGAATGACGTGGACAAGTCGCTCAAGCAGTTCGTCGAGCGGTACGCCTGA
- a CDS encoding GAP family protein — MWGSVLVLALLTAPDAVRLGVTLLLISRPRPVQNLIAYWAGAMVVSVSVLVGLLTLLQFTPLASTLAPDLLAPGAKADAAVGRVQVVMGVLLLLVATAIVVSLVARQRASVPARGGGASTSVPGSSTPAAISWLAGRGRDTETGRRSVIRRLSGRAHDAWESGSTWVAAVLGAFAVTPPLQLLVVITPIVASGASFGTEVCAAVAFVLGSLAIVEIVLVSYLVAPSRTQELLRLLHDWLRPRRRQVLAALLVLAGASLLASGITSV, encoded by the coding sequence ATGTGGGGCTCGGTGCTGGTGCTGGCGCTGCTCACCGCGCCCGACGCGGTGCGGCTCGGCGTCACGCTGCTGCTGATCTCGCGGCCGCGGCCGGTGCAGAACCTGATCGCCTACTGGGCGGGGGCCATGGTGGTGAGCGTTTCTGTCCTGGTCGGCCTGCTGACGCTGTTGCAGTTCACGCCCCTGGCCTCGACTCTGGCGCCCGACTTACTGGCCCCGGGTGCGAAGGCGGACGCCGCCGTCGGGCGCGTCCAGGTCGTCATGGGCGTGCTGCTGCTCCTGGTTGCCACCGCGATCGTGGTCAGTCTCGTTGCGCGCCAACGGGCTTCGGTGCCGGCGCGGGGCGGCGGCGCGTCGACATCGGTGCCGGGCTCGAGCACTCCGGCCGCGATCTCGTGGCTGGCGGGCCGCGGCCGGGACACCGAGACGGGGCGCCGATCGGTCATCCGGCGGCTGTCCGGCCGGGCGCATGACGCCTGGGAGAGCGGATCGACCTGGGTGGCCGCGGTTCTCGGCGCCTTCGCGGTCACCCCACCGCTTCAGCTGCTAGTCGTCATCACCCCGATAGTGGCCTCGGGCGCCTCCTTCGGCACCGAGGTGTGCGCCGCCGTCGCGTTCGTCCTCGGGTCGCTCGCCATCGTCGAGATTGTCCTGGTGAGCTACCTTGTCGCACCGTCGAGGACCCAGGAGCTGTTACGGCTCCTGCACGACTGGCTGCGGCCCCGCCGCCGGCAGGTCCTCGCGGCGCTTCTCGTGCTGGCCGGCGCCTCGTTGCTGGCCAGCGGCATCACCAGCGTCTGA
- the dnaE gene encoding DNA polymerase III subunit alpha → MNQSSFVHLHNHTEYSMLDGAAKITPMLAEVERLGMPAVGMTDHGNMFGASEFYNAAAKAGIKPIIGVEAYIAPASRFDTRRILWGDPGQKSDDVSGSGSYTHLTMVAENATGLRNLFKLSSLASFEGQLGKWSRMDAELIAENSTGIIATTGCPSGEVQTRLRLGQEREALESAAKWREIFGAHNYFLELMDHGLSIEQRVREGLLEIGRKLGIPPLATNDCHYVTRDAAHNHEALLCVQTGKTLSDPNRFKFDGDGYYLKSAAEMRQIWDGEVAGACDSTLLIAERVQSYADVWEPRDRMPIFPVPEGHDQASWLHHEVLAGLRRRFPSGVGQDYIDRAEYEIKVICDKGFPSYFLIVADLINYARSVDIRVGPGRGSAAGSLVAYALGITNIDPIPHGLLFERFLNPERPSAPDIDIDFDDRRRGEMVRYAADKWGSDRVAQVITFGTIKTKAALKDSARIHYGQPGFAIADRITKALPPPIMAKDIPLSGITDPNHERYKEAAEVRGLIETDPDVRTIYQTARGLEGLIRNAGVHACAVIMSSEPLTEAIPLWKRPQDGAIITGWDYPSCEAIGLLKMDFLGLRNLTIIGDALENIKANRGIDLDLESVPLDDKPTYELLGRGDTLGVFQLDGGPMRDLLRRMQPTEFNDIVAVLALYRPGPMGMNAHNDYADRKNNRQAIKPIHPELEEPLREILSETYGLIVYQEQIMFIAQKVASYTMGKADALRKAMGKKKLEVLEAEYKGFYEGMTANGFSEKAVKALWDTILPFAGYAFNKSHAAGYGLVSYWTAYLKANYPAEYMAGLLTSVGDDKDKAAVYLADCRKLGITVLPPDVNESLVNFASVGQDIRFGLGAVRNVGANVVSSLIQTRSGKGKFTDFSDYLNKIDISACNKKVTESLIKAGAFDSLGHARKGLFLVHTDAVDSVLGTKKAEAMGQFDLFGGDDGCTEAVFTIKVPDDEWEDKHKLALEREMLGLYVSGHPLNGVAHLLAAQVDTQIPAILDGDVANETQVRVGGILASVNRRVNKNGMPWASAQLEDLTGGIEVMFFPHAYSTYGADIADDAVVLVNAKVAIRDDRISLIANELVVPDFSSAQVNRPLAVSLPTRQCTIDKVSALKQVLARHPGTSQVHLRLISGDRITTLELDASLRVTPSPALMGDLKELLGPGCLGG, encoded by the coding sequence ATGAACCAATCCTCCTTCGTGCACCTGCACAACCACACCGAGTACTCGATGCTGGACGGTGCCGCGAAGATCACGCCGATGCTGGCCGAGGTGGAACGCCTGGGCATGCCGGCGGTCGGCATGACCGACCACGGAAACATGTTCGGCGCGAGCGAGTTCTACAACGCCGCCGCGAAGGCCGGAATCAAGCCGATCATCGGTGTCGAGGCCTACATCGCCCCCGCTTCACGCTTCGACACCCGACGGATCCTGTGGGGCGACCCCGGCCAGAAGTCCGACGACGTCTCGGGCAGCGGCTCCTACACGCACCTGACGATGGTGGCCGAGAACGCCACCGGCCTGCGCAACCTGTTCAAGCTGTCCTCGCTGGCGTCCTTCGAGGGCCAGCTCGGCAAGTGGTCGCGGATGGACGCCGAGCTGATCGCCGAGAACTCCACCGGCATCATCGCCACGACGGGGTGCCCGTCGGGAGAGGTGCAAACCCGGCTGCGGCTGGGCCAGGAGCGCGAGGCGCTGGAATCGGCCGCGAAGTGGCGCGAGATCTTCGGCGCCCACAACTACTTCCTGGAGTTGATGGACCACGGGCTGTCCATCGAGCAGCGGGTCCGCGAGGGCCTGCTGGAAATCGGCCGCAAGCTCGGCATCCCGCCACTGGCCACCAACGACTGCCACTACGTCACCCGCGACGCCGCGCACAACCACGAGGCGCTGCTGTGCGTGCAGACCGGCAAGACGCTGTCGGACCCGAACCGCTTCAAGTTCGACGGCGACGGCTACTACCTGAAGTCGGCCGCCGAGATGCGCCAGATCTGGGACGGCGAGGTGGCCGGCGCGTGCGACTCCACGCTGCTGATCGCCGAGCGGGTGCAGTCCTACGCCGACGTGTGGGAACCGCGCGACCGGATGCCGATCTTCCCGGTGCCCGAGGGCCACGATCAGGCGTCCTGGCTGCATCACGAGGTACTGGCGGGACTGCGGCGCCGGTTCCCGTCGGGCGTCGGCCAGGACTACATCGACCGGGCCGAGTACGAGATCAAGGTCATCTGCGACAAGGGTTTCCCGTCCTACTTCCTGATCGTCGCGGACCTGATCAACTACGCGCGCTCGGTCGACATCCGGGTGGGACCGGGCCGCGGCTCGGCGGCGGGTTCGCTGGTGGCCTACGCGCTGGGCATCACCAACATCGACCCCATCCCGCACGGCCTGCTGTTCGAGCGGTTCCTCAACCCCGAACGCCCGTCGGCCCCCGATATCGACATCGACTTCGACGACCGCAGGCGCGGCGAGATGGTGCGCTACGCCGCCGACAAGTGGGGCTCCGACCGGGTGGCTCAGGTGATCACCTTCGGCACCATCAAAACCAAGGCCGCGCTGAAGGACTCGGCGCGCATCCACTACGGCCAGCCCGGCTTCGCCATCGCCGACCGGATCACCAAGGCCTTGCCGCCGCCAATCATGGCCAAGGACATCCCGCTGTCGGGCATCACCGATCCGAACCACGAGCGCTACAAGGAGGCCGCCGAGGTCCGCGGCCTGATCGAGACCGATCCCGACGTGCGCACCATCTACCAGACCGCGCGCGGGCTGGAGGGCCTGATCCGCAACGCCGGCGTGCACGCCTGCGCGGTGATCATGAGCAGCGAGCCGCTCACCGAGGCCATCCCGCTGTGGAAGCGTCCGCAGGACGGCGCCATCATCACCGGCTGGGACTACCCGTCGTGTGAGGCCATCGGCCTGCTGAAGATGGACTTCCTGGGCCTGCGCAACCTGACGATCATCGGCGACGCGCTGGAGAACATCAAGGCCAACCGGGGGATCGACCTCGACCTCGAGTCGGTGCCGCTGGATGACAAGCCCACCTACGAGCTGCTGGGCCGCGGCGACACGCTCGGGGTGTTCCAGCTCGACGGCGGCCCGATGCGCGACCTGCTGCGCCGGATGCAGCCCACCGAGTTCAACGACATCGTCGCCGTGCTGGCCCTCTACCGCCCCGGGCCGATGGGCATGAATGCCCACAACGACTACGCCGACCGCAAGAACAACCGGCAGGCCATCAAGCCGATCCACCCGGAGCTCGAGGAGCCGCTACGCGAGATCCTGTCCGAGACATACGGATTGATCGTCTACCAAGAGCAGATCATGTTCATCGCCCAGAAGGTCGCCTCCTACACGATGGGCAAGGCCGATGCGCTGCGCAAGGCGATGGGCAAGAAGAAGCTCGAGGTGCTGGAAGCCGAGTACAAGGGCTTCTACGAGGGCATGACCGCCAACGGCTTCTCCGAAAAAGCCGTGAAAGCGTTGTGGGACACCATCCTTCCGTTCGCCGGGTACGCGTTCAACAAATCGCACGCCGCCGGGTACGGGCTGGTGTCGTACTGGACCGCGTACCTGAAGGCCAACTACCCGGCCGAGTACATGGCCGGCCTGCTGACGTCGGTGGGTGACGACAAGGACAAGGCCGCGGTGTATCTGGCCGACTGCCGCAAGCTCGGCATCACCGTGCTGCCGCCCGACGTCAACGAGTCCCTGGTGAACTTCGCCTCGGTGGGCCAGGACATCCGCTTCGGGCTGGGTGCGGTGCGCAACGTCGGTGCCAACGTGGTGAGTTCCCTGATCCAAACCCGAAGCGGCAAGGGCAAATTCACCGATTTCTCGGACTACCTGAACAAGATCGACATCTCGGCCTGCAACAAGAAGGTCACCGAGTCGCTGATCAAGGCCGGCGCGTTCGATTCCCTCGGCCATGCCCGCAAGGGCCTGTTCCTCGTGCACACCGACGCCGTCGACTCGGTGCTGGGCACCAAGAAGGCCGAGGCGATGGGGCAGTTCGACCTGTTCGGCGGCGATGACGGTTGCACCGAAGCGGTGTTCACCATCAAGGTTCCCGACGACGAGTGGGAGGACAAGCACAAGCTGGCCCTCGAGCGCGAGATGCTGGGCCTCTACGTGTCGGGGCACCCGCTCAACGGCGTCGCGCACCTGCTGGCCGCCCAGGTGGACACCCAGATCCCGGCCATCCTGGACGGCGACGTGGCCAACGAGACCCAGGTGCGGGTGGGTGGCATCCTCGCCTCGGTGAACCGGCGGGTGAACAAGAACGGAATGCCCTGGGCGTCGGCGCAATTGGAGGACCTCACCGGTGGTATCGAGGTGATGTTCTTCCCGCACGCCTACTCGACCTATGGCGCCGACATCGCCGACGATGCGGTGGTGCTGGTCAACGCGAAGGTCGCGATCCGCGACGACCGTATCTCGCTCATCGCCAACGAGCTTGTGGTGCCGGACTTTTCGAGCGCTCAGGTGAACCGGCCACTGGCGGTCAGCCTACCCACCCGGCAGTGCACGATCGACAAGGTGAGCGCTCTCAAGCAGGTGCTGGCCCGGCATCCGGGGACCTCGCAGGTGCATCTGCGGCTCATCAGCGGCGACCGGATCACCACGCTCGAGCTGGACGCCTCGCTGCGCGTCACGCCATCGCCGGCGCTGATGGGCGACCTGAAGGAGCTGCTCGGGCCGGGCTGCCTGGGCGGCTGA
- a CDS encoding VOC family protein: MSLPVQNFSHVCVGVSDMAASVAFYRAVLGMDVVFDVELEGAALDSVTGGAARQGRMVGGLIGGAMVELLSLGALPKTPGGPHLGYTNVSFRVDDLDAAYERVRREHPEVRAEPPVDIGGVRMFFIHDPDGTPIELLELPAGITSTLQLWRPGG; this comes from the coding sequence ATGAGCCTGCCCGTGCAGAATTTCTCCCACGTGTGTGTCGGCGTCTCCGACATGGCGGCGTCCGTCGCGTTCTACCGGGCGGTGCTGGGCATGGACGTCGTCTTCGACGTCGAACTCGAAGGGGCGGCGCTGGATTCGGTAACCGGTGGGGCCGCGCGGCAGGGCCGCATGGTGGGCGGGTTGATCGGCGGCGCCATGGTCGAGTTGCTGTCGCTGGGGGCGTTGCCGAAAACCCCGGGCGGCCCGCACCTGGGCTACACGAACGTGTCGTTCCGGGTCGACGACCTCGACGCCGCCTACGAGAGAGTGCGACGCGAGCACCCCGAGGTTCGGGCCGAGCCGCCCGTCGACATCGGCGGCGTCCGGATGTTCTTCATTCACGACCCCGACGGCACGCCCATCGAGCTGCTGGAGTTGCCCGCCGGGATCACCAGCACGCTGCAGCTCTGGCGCCCCGGCGGCTGA
- a CDS encoding MmpS family transport accessory protein — MVLVAVLVVVTAGFAIYRLHSIFGSDSSASANHGLSNEIVPFNPKQVVLEVFGAPGAVATINYLDVNAQPQQVKNAPLPWSYTITTTEPAVVGNVVAQGDGNVLGCRIIVNGEVKDERTVDKADAYTFCLDKSG, encoded by the coding sequence ATGGTGTTGGTGGCGGTCCTCGTCGTCGTCACCGCGGGGTTCGCCATCTACCGACTCCACTCGATCTTCGGTTCCGACAGCAGCGCCTCGGCCAACCACGGCCTGTCCAACGAGATCGTCCCGTTCAACCCCAAACAGGTGGTGCTCGAGGTGTTCGGCGCGCCGGGCGCGGTGGCCACCATCAACTACCTGGACGTCAACGCCCAGCCGCAGCAGGTGAAGAACGCTCCCCTGCCCTGGTCGTACACGATCACCACGACCGAGCCGGCCGTGGTCGGCAACGTCGTGGCGCAGGGCGACGGCAACGTGCTCGGCTGCCGCATCATCGTCAACGGTGAGGTCAAGGACGAACGCACCGTCGACAAAGCCGACGCCTACACCTTCTGCCTGGACAAATCCGGATGA